One Mya arenaria isolate MELC-2E11 chromosome 5, ASM2691426v1 genomic window carries:
- the LOC128235272 gene encoding uncharacterized protein LOC128235272 isoform X2, whose translation MYDGEESCDAFNKKWKNISKEEKVHFKDKARKFAVERLAQQEKKAFNLSLAKQQQQHQQSWNEQQPRAPGHPPGPRTQPSINPVIEGSESAMTTEGYHGATSQQLFLNENNCGAAAISYLNFGAHNKSRLGPEDDSHCIHHQPGQLTKYGPNHSGQMTDDRTAADGGEIPTVDGLRTYPPYHPLMKHMLGNVGHSQGPSFPTTNHGVIDVRHPLPSSNHGLVNRRPSFPTSNNGLLDLRPSLSTMNNGLIDLRPAYPPSNYGLRHLTPSGPSTNRFLDLTPSMPTMNNGLIDLRPANPASNYGLLDLRPTFPSSNSGLLDLNPAFPLPHNGLDLGPSLPTSNSGLLDFRPSFPITNYGSIQPRPAYPTPTPRPQFDATPHVQQGGLNTSGLRQMQTGQNYPMPSLQPFPQEVYNNLQQARPVPVHSGHGGLVHHRMPFLSVSAIIENSLSYSKQKDDNPITPSLVVDKKPITQTKEQEGPNLDLQLHKHLLNSTCGNNLPMNLPKKDVETSLKQSESNQPQQIINIKDDEKYICICPQCGKKGFPSDGRFTCKSCNVVYMNMNCAYCSSGQFETPNALQEHLQICRGKFLAENRLIGHTNHDKQSYTDISFTKHPEKCNQESVTSAETEASLGKEKAKKLKQCFVQMKNVLQKHSSIVQKIYTSPEQNRMKSKALCDSTVIASSLENCANEENDHDVKGIDSERTMTGVKETQSLDSNDSMCSVSNSCEYSESEASDSSGYEEIDLDDDQATIDTVEIVKEYHEERFSEIPDKKSNISNASETANGTERPKGVITAREAKKLMSVGLNVKQPGKTIPSPKTPYEIRKEKMNSTKGNSISENSGKEDKGAKPRSCKNNSNSELNQTKIDDFSTSLNKKRTVAKTKILTKGKSKKETFYPGGNVSLEITTDPESEDEFHANTQSSQTVKKAIKEAHVSNHSETLSTDNFVSDDDSETESTDTYESEYESFTEIDFVSSANEKEKSSHATDKSKRKKSYKQPVHDKRKRKPTKQSRKRLRLERVAKRKAKVIAENTDTESSDENEIAHRSSRIKARMLGVTIADNLSSDESETVIVPRVTRSKDKTKVNEKQKNNRRLNTGKNVTLSKDSVIQNTLKRMLDEHNDESENMEKEDEDAVNEESSNVNEDDMSENDFNFMAYRTRKMAGLYSCKKCSKSFRTLYTLAKHMRTHSSASINESADLTGGNSDICVELVSTPNKVIRNTHGISSAQVEVTKEIPAPEHNVNVTDISKSSDGTVPMEFICGICGVKFETEVLLDIHWKMHTSSPLKGQFECGICKAVYHSSEHLERHVFTHNPATMGKPFSIFIQNSEVSTDEEFICGVCQCKFAVAEELHSHIISHSSTVFCQSCNQPFASLSELNNHYAQEHGPQIEHSCSTCSVAYKTDDELKVHMQDHTKLVASQRKVTSDVVVEKMQADSCSLELAGKAEIKTEGQKTNCDVHLTTTMNKLSAKLVDKKVAVMEPKGNDEDVKEQKEKDVKNPNDEELRVKEQKERKLKVKKLNEQREKELKKKELKVKELKEKELKKQKEKKSKVKELNEQNEKEKEQKKELEDKQNKVVEEAEKKKNISKLLSYKIKFF comes from the exons GTATTAACCCAGTCATTGAAGGAAGTGAAAGTGCTATGACAACCGAAGGATACCATGGTGCTACATCACAGCAGCTGTTCctgaatgaaaacaattgtgGTGCAGCTGCAATATCCTATCTGAACTTTGGTGCTCATAATAAAAGCAGGCTG GGTCCAGAAGATGACTCCCATTGCATACATCATCAACCAGGCCAGCTAACAAAGTATGGACCAAATCACAGTGGCCAGATGACCGATGATAG GACAGCAGCTGATGGTGGAGAAATTCCTACAGTTGATGGTCTCAGGACCTATCCACCATACCATCCACTCATGAAACATATGTTGGGCAATGTAGGGCATTCACAGGGACCTTCATTTCCAACAACAAATCATGGGGTCATAGATGTTCGGCACCCATTGCCATCATCCAATCATGGTCTTGTAAATAGGAGACCGTCATTTCCTACATCAAATAATGGGCTCCTAGATCTGAGACCTTCATTGTCCACAATGAATAATGGGCTTATAGATTTAAGACCTGCATATCCACCATCAAATTATGGGCTCCGACATCTAACACCGTCAGGTCCATCAACAAATAGGTTCCTAGATCTGACACCTTCAATGCCAACAATGAATAATGGGCTTATTGATTTAAGACCCGCAAATCCGGCATCAAATTATGGGCTCCTTGATCTGAGACCCACATTTCCGTCATCAAATAGTGGGCTCCTAGACCTAAATCCTGCCTTTCCATTACCACATAATGGACTAGATTTGGGACCCTCATTACCAACCTCAAATAGTGGGCTCCTAGACTTCAGACCTTCATTTCCAATAACAAACTATGGATCTATACAACCAAGACCGGCATATCCCACACCTACACCACGTCCGCAATTTGATGCTACGCCTCATGTTCAGCAAGGTGGGCTTAATACTTCTGGTTTAAGACAAATGCAGACAGGACAAAACTACCCCATGCCTTCATTGCAGCCATTTCCCCAGGAAGTGTATAATAATCTACAACAAGCTAGACCAGTGCCAGTACATTCTGGCCATGGGGGCTTAGTTCATCATAGAATGCCATTTCTATCTGTTTCCGCTATCATTGAAAATAGTCTTAGCTATTCCAAGCAAAAAGATGACAACCCAATAACCCCCTCTTTAGTTGTTGATAAAAAACCTATTACACAAACAAAAGAACAAGAGGGACCAAATTTAGATTTGCAGTTGCATAAGCATTTGTTGAACTCGACTTGTGGAAATAACCTTCCTAtgaatttgccaaaaaaagatGTAGAAACTAGTCTGAAACAGTCGGAATCCAACCAACCTCagcaaattataaatattaaagatgatgaaaaatatatttgcatttgccCCCAGTGTGGGAAGAAAGGCTTTCCTAGTGATGGTAGATTTACTTGTAAAAGCTGTAATGTGgtttatatgaatatgaattGTGCCTATTGTTCTTCAGGCCAGTTTGAAACACCAAATGCTTTGCAGGAACATCTACAAATTTGCAGAGGAAAGTTTCTTGCAGAAAATAGACTTATTGGACATACAAATCATGACAAACAGTCTTATACAGATATAAGTTTTACCAAACATCCTGAGAAGTGTAATCAAGAATCAGTAACCTCTGCTGAAACTGAGGCTAGTTTAGGCAAAGAAAAGGCTAAgaaattgaaacaatgttttgttCAGATGAAAAATGTTCTTCAAAAGCACAGTTCAATTGTGCAGAAGATTTACACTTCTCCTGAACAAAACAGAATGAAGTCAAAGGCATTATGTGATTCTACAGTGATTGCCTCATCATTAGAAAATTGTGCAAATGAAGAAAATGATCATGATGTGAAAGGTATTGACTCAGAAAGAACAATGACTGGTGTTAAAGAAACCCAAAGTTTGGACTCAAATGACTCCATGTGTTCTGTATCAAACTCTTGCGAATATTCCGAGTCTGAGGCATCTGATTCTTCAGGTTATGAGGAGATTGATTTAGATGATGATCAAGCAACCATAGATACAGTTGAAATTGTTAAAGAGTATCATGAAGAAAGATTTTCAGAAATACCAGATAAAAAGAGTAATATTAGCAATGCTTCGGAAACTGCAAATGGCACTGAAAGACCGAAGGGAGTGATTACAGCAAGAGAAGCTAAAAAGCTCATGTCAGTTGGATTGAATGTTAAACAACCTGGGAAAACAATACCCAGTCCAAAAACTCCATATGAAATAAGGAAAGAGAAAATGAACAGTACAAAGGGCAATAGCATTAGTGAAAATTCAGGAAAAGAGGATAAGGGGGCCAAGCCAAGGagttgtaaaaataattcaaatagtGAGTTGAATCAAACTAAAATAGATGACTTCTCAACATCACTTAACAAAAAGAGAACAGTGGCCAAAACTAAAATTTTGACCAAAGGGAAGTCAAAGAAAGAGACATTTTATCCTGGTGGCAATGTTAGCCTTGAAATAACGACAGATCCTGAAAGTGAGGATGAATTTCATGCCAATACACAAAGTAGTCAGACCGTTAAAAAGGCAATTAAAGAGGCACATGTAAGTAATCATTCAGAAACTCTAAGCACTGATAACTTTGTAAGTGATGATGATTCAGAAACTGAAAGCACTGATACATACGAATCTGAGTATGAGTCTTTTACAGAGATTGATTTCGTGTCTAGTgcaaatgaaaaagaaaagtcGTCACATGCAACTGACAAAAGtaagagaaaaaaatcatataaacaacCTGTACATGACAAACGAAAGAGAAAGCCTACCAAACAATCAAGAAAAAGGCTTCGCTTGGAAAGAGTTGCTAAGAGAAAGGCTAAAGTTATTGCTGAAAATACAGATACTGAATCGAGTGATGAAAACGAAATTGCTCACAGGAGCTCTAGAATAAAGGCTAGAATGCTAGGTGTGACAATTGCAGATAATCTGTCTAGCGATGAAAGTGAGACAGTTATTGTACCACGAGTCACTAGATCAAAGGACAAGACAAAAGTGAATGAAAAGCAAAAGAACAATAGAAGGTTGAACACTGGCAAGAATGTGACACTTTCAAAGGACAGTGTCATACAAAACACACTTAAAAGAATGTTAGATGAACATAATGATGAAAGTGAAAACATGGAAAAGGAAGATGAAGATGCTGTTAATGAGGAAAGTAGTAATGTGAACGAAGATGATATGAGTGAAAATGACTTTAATTTCATGGCTTACAGGACTAGAAAGATGGCTGGCCTGTATTCTTGTAAAAAGTGTTCCAAGTCTTTCAGGACATTATATACTCTTGCTAAACATATGAGAACCCACTCTTCAGCCAGCATAAATGAGTCAGCAGATTTAACTGGTGGGAACTCAGATATTTGTGTCGAGCTAGTTTCAACACCCAACAAGGTGATTAGAAATACTCATGGAATATCTTCAGCACAAGTCGAGGTTACAAAGGAGATACCTGCTCCAGAACATAATGTGAATGTAACAGATATTAGTAAATCAAGTGATGGAACTGTTCCTATGGAATTCATTTGTGGTATATGTGGTGTTAAGTTTGAAACTGAGGTATTGCTTGATATTCACTGGAAGATGCACACCTCTTCTCCTCTGAAGGGCCAGTTCGAGTGTGGCATCTGTAAGGCTGTGTATCACAGCTCCGAACACCTTGAAAGGCATGTTTTTACACATAATCCTGCAACTATGGGGAAACCGTTTTCTATATTCATACAAAATTCGGAAGTTTCAACTGATGAAGAATTTATCTGTGGTGTTTGCCAGTGCAAGTTTGCTGTTGCTGAAGAACTGCATTCTCACATTATTTCTCATTCATCAACCGTTTTTTGCCAATCGTGTAATCAACCATTTGCATCACTGTCAGAATTGAACAATCACTATGCTCAAGAACATGGACCACAAATTGAACATTCATGTAGTACCTGTTCTGTTGCTTATAAGACTGATGATGAGTTAAAGGTTCATATGCAAGATCATACAAAACTAGTTGCTTCTCAAAGAAAAGTCACTAGTGATGTAGTAGTTGAGAAGATGCAAGCGGATAGTTGTAGTTTAGAATTAGCTGGTAAAGCAGAAATCAAAACAGAAGGACAGAAAACCAACTGTGATGTTCATCTTACTACTACTATGAATAAATTATCTGCAAAACTTGTAGACAAAAAAGTAGCTGTAATGGAGCCTAAGGGAAATGATGAAGATGTGAAGGAACAAAAAGAAAAGGATGTAAAGAATCCCAATGACGAGGAATTGAGGGTGAAGGAACAGAAGGAAAGGAAATTGAAGGTGAAGAAATTAAATGAACAGAGAGAAAAGGAATTGAAAAAGAAGGAATTGAAGGTGAAGGAATTGAAGGAAAAGGAATTGAAGAAACAGAAGGAAAAGAAATCGAAGGTGAAGGAATTGAATGAACAAAATGAGAAGGAAAAGGAACAGAAAAAGGAATTGgaagataaacaaaacaaagttgtGGAAGAAGCAGAGAAGaagaaaaacatttcaaagttaTTAAGTTACAAGATTAAGTTcttctaa
- the LOC128235272 gene encoding uncharacterized protein LOC128235272 isoform X1 yields the protein MYDGEESCDAFNKKGGCKRFPSPFILFSAHYRRQIREEEPEKNYSFGALSRLVGEKWKNISKEEKVHFKDKARKFAVERLAQQEKKAFNLSLAKQQQQHQQSWNEQQPRAPGHPPGPRTQPSINPVIEGSESAMTTEGYHGATSQQLFLNENNCGAAAISYLNFGAHNKSRLGPEDDSHCIHHQPGQLTKYGPNHSGQMTDDRTAADGGEIPTVDGLRTYPPYHPLMKHMLGNVGHSQGPSFPTTNHGVIDVRHPLPSSNHGLVNRRPSFPTSNNGLLDLRPSLSTMNNGLIDLRPAYPPSNYGLRHLTPSGPSTNRFLDLTPSMPTMNNGLIDLRPANPASNYGLLDLRPTFPSSNSGLLDLNPAFPLPHNGLDLGPSLPTSNSGLLDFRPSFPITNYGSIQPRPAYPTPTPRPQFDATPHVQQGGLNTSGLRQMQTGQNYPMPSLQPFPQEVYNNLQQARPVPVHSGHGGLVHHRMPFLSVSAIIENSLSYSKQKDDNPITPSLVVDKKPITQTKEQEGPNLDLQLHKHLLNSTCGNNLPMNLPKKDVETSLKQSESNQPQQIINIKDDEKYICICPQCGKKGFPSDGRFTCKSCNVVYMNMNCAYCSSGQFETPNALQEHLQICRGKFLAENRLIGHTNHDKQSYTDISFTKHPEKCNQESVTSAETEASLGKEKAKKLKQCFVQMKNVLQKHSSIVQKIYTSPEQNRMKSKALCDSTVIASSLENCANEENDHDVKGIDSERTMTGVKETQSLDSNDSMCSVSNSCEYSESEASDSSGYEEIDLDDDQATIDTVEIVKEYHEERFSEIPDKKSNISNASETANGTERPKGVITAREAKKLMSVGLNVKQPGKTIPSPKTPYEIRKEKMNSTKGNSISENSGKEDKGAKPRSCKNNSNSELNQTKIDDFSTSLNKKRTVAKTKILTKGKSKKETFYPGGNVSLEITTDPESEDEFHANTQSSQTVKKAIKEAHVSNHSETLSTDNFVSDDDSETESTDTYESEYESFTEIDFVSSANEKEKSSHATDKSKRKKSYKQPVHDKRKRKPTKQSRKRLRLERVAKRKAKVIAENTDTESSDENEIAHRSSRIKARMLGVTIADNLSSDESETVIVPRVTRSKDKTKVNEKQKNNRRLNTGKNVTLSKDSVIQNTLKRMLDEHNDESENMEKEDEDAVNEESSNVNEDDMSENDFNFMAYRTRKMAGLYSCKKCSKSFRTLYTLAKHMRTHSSASINESADLTGGNSDICVELVSTPNKVIRNTHGISSAQVEVTKEIPAPEHNVNVTDISKSSDGTVPMEFICGICGVKFETEVLLDIHWKMHTSSPLKGQFECGICKAVYHSSEHLERHVFTHNPATMGKPFSIFIQNSEVSTDEEFICGVCQCKFAVAEELHSHIISHSSTVFCQSCNQPFASLSELNNHYAQEHGPQIEHSCSTCSVAYKTDDELKVHMQDHTKLVASQRKVTSDVVVEKMQADSCSLELAGKAEIKTEGQKTNCDVHLTTTMNKLSAKLVDKKVAVMEPKGNDEDVKEQKEKDVKNPNDEELRVKEQKERKLKVKKLNEQREKELKKKELKVKELKEKELKKQKEKKSKVKELNEQNEKEKEQKKELEDKQNKVVEEAEKKKNISKLLSYKIKFF from the exons GTATTAACCCAGTCATTGAAGGAAGTGAAAGTGCTATGACAACCGAAGGATACCATGGTGCTACATCACAGCAGCTGTTCctgaatgaaaacaattgtgGTGCAGCTGCAATATCCTATCTGAACTTTGGTGCTCATAATAAAAGCAGGCTG GGTCCAGAAGATGACTCCCATTGCATACATCATCAACCAGGCCAGCTAACAAAGTATGGACCAAATCACAGTGGCCAGATGACCGATGATAG GACAGCAGCTGATGGTGGAGAAATTCCTACAGTTGATGGTCTCAGGACCTATCCACCATACCATCCACTCATGAAACATATGTTGGGCAATGTAGGGCATTCACAGGGACCTTCATTTCCAACAACAAATCATGGGGTCATAGATGTTCGGCACCCATTGCCATCATCCAATCATGGTCTTGTAAATAGGAGACCGTCATTTCCTACATCAAATAATGGGCTCCTAGATCTGAGACCTTCATTGTCCACAATGAATAATGGGCTTATAGATTTAAGACCTGCATATCCACCATCAAATTATGGGCTCCGACATCTAACACCGTCAGGTCCATCAACAAATAGGTTCCTAGATCTGACACCTTCAATGCCAACAATGAATAATGGGCTTATTGATTTAAGACCCGCAAATCCGGCATCAAATTATGGGCTCCTTGATCTGAGACCCACATTTCCGTCATCAAATAGTGGGCTCCTAGACCTAAATCCTGCCTTTCCATTACCACATAATGGACTAGATTTGGGACCCTCATTACCAACCTCAAATAGTGGGCTCCTAGACTTCAGACCTTCATTTCCAATAACAAACTATGGATCTATACAACCAAGACCGGCATATCCCACACCTACACCACGTCCGCAATTTGATGCTACGCCTCATGTTCAGCAAGGTGGGCTTAATACTTCTGGTTTAAGACAAATGCAGACAGGACAAAACTACCCCATGCCTTCATTGCAGCCATTTCCCCAGGAAGTGTATAATAATCTACAACAAGCTAGACCAGTGCCAGTACATTCTGGCCATGGGGGCTTAGTTCATCATAGAATGCCATTTCTATCTGTTTCCGCTATCATTGAAAATAGTCTTAGCTATTCCAAGCAAAAAGATGACAACCCAATAACCCCCTCTTTAGTTGTTGATAAAAAACCTATTACACAAACAAAAGAACAAGAGGGACCAAATTTAGATTTGCAGTTGCATAAGCATTTGTTGAACTCGACTTGTGGAAATAACCTTCCTAtgaatttgccaaaaaaagatGTAGAAACTAGTCTGAAACAGTCGGAATCCAACCAACCTCagcaaattataaatattaaagatgatgaaaaatatatttgcatttgccCCCAGTGTGGGAAGAAAGGCTTTCCTAGTGATGGTAGATTTACTTGTAAAAGCTGTAATGTGgtttatatgaatatgaattGTGCCTATTGTTCTTCAGGCCAGTTTGAAACACCAAATGCTTTGCAGGAACATCTACAAATTTGCAGAGGAAAGTTTCTTGCAGAAAATAGACTTATTGGACATACAAATCATGACAAACAGTCTTATACAGATATAAGTTTTACCAAACATCCTGAGAAGTGTAATCAAGAATCAGTAACCTCTGCTGAAACTGAGGCTAGTTTAGGCAAAGAAAAGGCTAAgaaattgaaacaatgttttgttCAGATGAAAAATGTTCTTCAAAAGCACAGTTCAATTGTGCAGAAGATTTACACTTCTCCTGAACAAAACAGAATGAAGTCAAAGGCATTATGTGATTCTACAGTGATTGCCTCATCATTAGAAAATTGTGCAAATGAAGAAAATGATCATGATGTGAAAGGTATTGACTCAGAAAGAACAATGACTGGTGTTAAAGAAACCCAAAGTTTGGACTCAAATGACTCCATGTGTTCTGTATCAAACTCTTGCGAATATTCCGAGTCTGAGGCATCTGATTCTTCAGGTTATGAGGAGATTGATTTAGATGATGATCAAGCAACCATAGATACAGTTGAAATTGTTAAAGAGTATCATGAAGAAAGATTTTCAGAAATACCAGATAAAAAGAGTAATATTAGCAATGCTTCGGAAACTGCAAATGGCACTGAAAGACCGAAGGGAGTGATTACAGCAAGAGAAGCTAAAAAGCTCATGTCAGTTGGATTGAATGTTAAACAACCTGGGAAAACAATACCCAGTCCAAAAACTCCATATGAAATAAGGAAAGAGAAAATGAACAGTACAAAGGGCAATAGCATTAGTGAAAATTCAGGAAAAGAGGATAAGGGGGCCAAGCCAAGGagttgtaaaaataattcaaatagtGAGTTGAATCAAACTAAAATAGATGACTTCTCAACATCACTTAACAAAAAGAGAACAGTGGCCAAAACTAAAATTTTGACCAAAGGGAAGTCAAAGAAAGAGACATTTTATCCTGGTGGCAATGTTAGCCTTGAAATAACGACAGATCCTGAAAGTGAGGATGAATTTCATGCCAATACACAAAGTAGTCAGACCGTTAAAAAGGCAATTAAAGAGGCACATGTAAGTAATCATTCAGAAACTCTAAGCACTGATAACTTTGTAAGTGATGATGATTCAGAAACTGAAAGCACTGATACATACGAATCTGAGTATGAGTCTTTTACAGAGATTGATTTCGTGTCTAGTgcaaatgaaaaagaaaagtcGTCACATGCAACTGACAAAAGtaagagaaaaaaatcatataaacaacCTGTACATGACAAACGAAAGAGAAAGCCTACCAAACAATCAAGAAAAAGGCTTCGCTTGGAAAGAGTTGCTAAGAGAAAGGCTAAAGTTATTGCTGAAAATACAGATACTGAATCGAGTGATGAAAACGAAATTGCTCACAGGAGCTCTAGAATAAAGGCTAGAATGCTAGGTGTGACAATTGCAGATAATCTGTCTAGCGATGAAAGTGAGACAGTTATTGTACCACGAGTCACTAGATCAAAGGACAAGACAAAAGTGAATGAAAAGCAAAAGAACAATAGAAGGTTGAACACTGGCAAGAATGTGACACTTTCAAAGGACAGTGTCATACAAAACACACTTAAAAGAATGTTAGATGAACATAATGATGAAAGTGAAAACATGGAAAAGGAAGATGAAGATGCTGTTAATGAGGAAAGTAGTAATGTGAACGAAGATGATATGAGTGAAAATGACTTTAATTTCATGGCTTACAGGACTAGAAAGATGGCTGGCCTGTATTCTTGTAAAAAGTGTTCCAAGTCTTTCAGGACATTATATACTCTTGCTAAACATATGAGAACCCACTCTTCAGCCAGCATAAATGAGTCAGCAGATTTAACTGGTGGGAACTCAGATATTTGTGTCGAGCTAGTTTCAACACCCAACAAGGTGATTAGAAATACTCATGGAATATCTTCAGCACAAGTCGAGGTTACAAAGGAGATACCTGCTCCAGAACATAATGTGAATGTAACAGATATTAGTAAATCAAGTGATGGAACTGTTCCTATGGAATTCATTTGTGGTATATGTGGTGTTAAGTTTGAAACTGAGGTATTGCTTGATATTCACTGGAAGATGCACACCTCTTCTCCTCTGAAGGGCCAGTTCGAGTGTGGCATCTGTAAGGCTGTGTATCACAGCTCCGAACACCTTGAAAGGCATGTTTTTACACATAATCCTGCAACTATGGGGAAACCGTTTTCTATATTCATACAAAATTCGGAAGTTTCAACTGATGAAGAATTTATCTGTGGTGTTTGCCAGTGCAAGTTTGCTGTTGCTGAAGAACTGCATTCTCACATTATTTCTCATTCATCAACCGTTTTTTGCCAATCGTGTAATCAACCATTTGCATCACTGTCAGAATTGAACAATCACTATGCTCAAGAACATGGACCACAAATTGAACATTCATGTAGTACCTGTTCTGTTGCTTATAAGACTGATGATGAGTTAAAGGTTCATATGCAAGATCATACAAAACTAGTTGCTTCTCAAAGAAAAGTCACTAGTGATGTAGTAGTTGAGAAGATGCAAGCGGATAGTTGTAGTTTAGAATTAGCTGGTAAAGCAGAAATCAAAACAGAAGGACAGAAAACCAACTGTGATGTTCATCTTACTACTACTATGAATAAATTATCTGCAAAACTTGTAGACAAAAAAGTAGCTGTAATGGAGCCTAAGGGAAATGATGAAGATGTGAAGGAACAAAAAGAAAAGGATGTAAAGAATCCCAATGACGAGGAATTGAGGGTGAAGGAACAGAAGGAAAGGAAATTGAAGGTGAAGAAATTAAATGAACAGAGAGAAAAGGAATTGAAAAAGAAGGAATTGAAGGTGAAGGAATTGAAGGAAAAGGAATTGAAGAAACAGAAGGAAAAGAAATCGAAGGTGAAGGAATTGAATGAACAAAATGAGAAGGAAAAGGAACAGAAAAAGGAATTGgaagataaacaaaacaaagttgtGGAAGAAGCAGAGAAGaagaaaaacatttcaaagttaTTAAGTTACAAGATTAAGTTcttctaa